Part of the Clostridiaceae bacterium genome is shown below.
GCGTCCATCTGAACCCAGGCTTCCTCTGGTGTAATTTCATTGAGCATAAGCTGTTGTGTAATCTTTGTTAATGCCTCAAACATGCCAGGTGCGGCATTATCCAGGAAATATCCCACTTTCTGGTTCTTAATAGCCTCCATGAATTCCTGTCTCAGTGGTGAAACTGTAAGTCCTGTAGTATCTATCTTGATTGAAGGTGTATATCCGGCTTCATAGAATTGTGCCACAATGTCCCTGTCAAAGAAAGCTTCCACGAAGTCTGCAAAGAAGGCTCTCATAGTAGGATCTTCTCCGGCTTCCTTGTTAAGTGCCCAGCTAAAGTCAACAGCATTTGTGCCATATTCAGATGGGAAAGCAAATACACCTGTATCAATACCGCTGGCTTCGAATTCCTGCAAACGCCAGTCACCATCATAAGACATAGCAACATTGCCCTTTCCATAGACATTGGATATATAAACCAGATGGTCTATACCCAGAACTGTCTTAACATCGCCGAAATAACCCTTGTTGCACCAATCCTGCAGAATTTCAAAACTCTTTATAAAAGCATTCTTAACTGATTCAGGAGTTGACTCCTGGAAATACCATTTGCGTATATCATTCATATCTGCATTGTTACTAACATTACAATAGGTCATCCATAAAACATGGCGGTTAGAAAGCCCGGCATTGGCAAGAGGAATATAGTTGCTTTCATTTTTTATCTTTGCCAGAATTGCTTCCAATTCATCAAATGTTTTAGGTGGAGTAATATTCAGTTCTTTAAATATTGCTTTATTGTAATAGAATGCGCATGGGCTCATGGTGAATGGTACACTGTAGTAGTGACCGGGAGTCCTCTGGTTATTGAAATCCAATGCTCCCTCTAATGAACGTTCTGCAAATTTGTGCTCAATAACTATATCTGTTATATCACTTATATAGGGCAATAGCTGTTGCTGATATAAGTCGTCTACAGAAAAGATTTCAGGACCGCTGCCGGTGGGTAGCTCTAACTTTAATTTTGTGCCATGATCGCTTACGCAGTCATCAACCAGAGTAATGTTAGGCCATTCTTTTTTTAGTTTTTCAGCAACATTGGCAAGAATTTGCCTTCGGGTATCATCGAATAAATGACCTACTACCCTGACTTCACGCTTTATAGTCTTATCAATTACCGGTTTATCCTCAGAAGTAGTAACAGAACCTTTATCTGTCTCACCTGGAGAAGTTGGACTTTTAGATGAAGAACAGGCCGCTACCACTATCATG
Proteins encoded:
- a CDS encoding extracellular solute-binding protein, which encodes MKKKLLVLILAITMIVVAACSSSKSPTSPGETDKGSVTTSEDKPVIDKTIKREVRVVGHLFDDTRRQILANVAEKLKKEWPNITLVDDCVSDHGTKLKLELPTGSGPEIFSVDDLYQQQLLPYISDITDIVIEHKFAERSLEGALDFNNQRTPGHYYSVPFTMSPCAFYYNKAIFKELNITPPKTFDELEAILAKIKNESNYIPLANAGLSNRHVLWMTYCNVSNNADMNDIRKWYFQESTPESVKNAFIKSFEILQDWCNKGYFGDVKTVLGIDHLVYISNVYGKGNVAMSYDGDWRLQEFEASGIDTGVFAFPSEYGTNAVDFSWALNKEAGEDPTMRAFFADFVEAFFDRDIVAQFYEAGYTPSIKIDTTGLTVSPLRQEFMEAIKNQKVGYFLDNAAPGMFEALTKITQQLMLNEITPEEAWVQMDASYEQGKASVQSR